Proteins encoded in a region of the Osmerus mordax isolate fOsmMor3 chromosome 17, fOsmMor3.pri, whole genome shotgun sequence genome:
- the mybpc1 gene encoding myosin-binding protein C, slow-type isoform X4 → MSTTVENITVQTGWEQSMYAHIRRFSSTKCPRRIHCSNTFVQHVSTSTSSSSGHVANVQLAPQDSHPALVSGPNREPKQEEAPDVDVWEILKSARPDEYEKIAFNYGITDLRGLLKRLKKTKKEEKKSEAFAKKLDPAYQVDKGGKIRFVVDLADPTVELKWYKNGQEIRPTPKYVKYIFEHKGTQRIMIVNNCVLNDDAAYSVSAGDEKCTTELFVKELPVKIVKDIEAVKTTVNERIELECEVSEEGAQVKWMKNGVEVPTGVRSRYRVKSEGTKHWLIIDDASKDDTGTYSLMATGGTTEARVQVDLKPLKILQDLQNVTVMLGQPLKLHCEINPGNVPGRWYRNGQLIQPNDRINILHRAKNHRLEIESSSIHDSGDYTFVPEGYTQSLCAKIHVIDPPKVHLDSLNVPDNTVVIVAGTKLRLEIPISGEPAPRVVWMKGERVILDSGNRVRAETFADQTCFTIEVTEREDTGNYKIVLQNEAGEDTGSVRVKVVDIPDPPEAPLVPAVGGDWCSMTWDPPLYDGGSPILGYFIERKKKQSSRWMRLNFDLNKEATFEPKKMIEGVPYEVRVFAVNAIGVSKPSEPSKAFVPLAVTSEPTMLVVDDVTDTTVTMKWRPPETIGAAGLDGYLVEYCVEGTDDWIVANKGLTEKTKYTITGLPPESKILVRVRAINAAGASTPRTLQHSILVKEVIEPPKIRIPRHLKQTCIRRVGEAVNLVVPFMGKPRPKVSWLKEGTAIDPTHVSIRNTECDSIIFIRKADRNHSGKYEMTVKVENHEDTAIIDIQIVDLPGPPQYVKIEEVWGENVALDWTPPKDNGNAPITGYTIQKADKKTMEWYTCVEHYHRTCITISELVVGNEYYFRIYSENMCGLSECATQTKDSALIVKEGMNLKNPEYTDHDFKEPPKFTQPLINTFAIAGYNATLNCSVRANPRPKVIWMKNKIAIIDDPRYRMFSNQGVCSLEIRKPNPYDGGTYSCKAINDLGEAQVECKLEVKGGFTFYELMQRGVPLHLIDKYMNEAKNVEAEK, encoded by the exons ATGTCTACTACTGTAGAAAATATCACAGTTCAAACAGGTTGGGAACAATCCATGTATGCCCACATCAGAAGATTCAGCTCCACCAAGTGTCCACGGAGAATTCATTGTAGCAATACTTTTGTTCAACACGTGAGCACTTCAACTAGCAGTTCCTCAGGACATGTTGCAAACGTCCAGCTGGCGCCCCAGGACTCACACCCTGCCCTGGTGTCCGGTCCCAATAGAGAGCCCAAGCAGGAGGAGGCTCCTGACGTGGATGTGTGGGAGATCCTGAAGTCGGCCCGGCCGGATGAGTACGAGAAGATAGCGTTCAACTacggcatcacagacctgaggGGCCTGCTCAAGAGGCTGAAGAAGaccaagaaggaggagaagaagagcgaAG CTTTTGCTAAGAAGCTGGATCCAGCTTACCAGGTGGACAAGGGAGGGAAGATCCGCTTTGTTGTGGACCTGGCAGACCCCACAGTGGAGCTGAAATGGTACAAGAATGGACAGGAGATTCGACCCACTCCCAAGTATGTCAA GTATATCTTTGAGCACAAGGGCACACAGCGAATCATGATCGTCAACAATTGCGTCCTAAACGATGATGCTGCATATTCCGTATCCGCTGGAGACGAGAAGTGCACTACTGAGCTGTTTGTTAAAG AGCTACCGGTGAAGATTGTCAAAGACATTGAGGCCGTAAAGACCACTGTGAATGAAAGGATTGAGTTGGAGTGTGAGGTGTCCGAAGAAGGAGCTCAAGTCAAATG GATGAAGAATGGCGTGGAGGTCCCTACAGGGGTGCGCTCACGCTATCGTGTCAAGTCAGAGGGGACCAAACACTGGCTAATCATCGACGACGCTTCCAAGGACGACACAGGGACCTACTCCCTCATGGCCACCGGGGGCACCACTGAGGCCCGTGTACAGGTCGACT TGAAGCCGCTGAAGATTCTGCAGGACCTCCAGAATGTGACGGTCATGCTGGGTCAGCCCCTGAAGCTGCACTGTGAGATCAACCCAGGGAACGTCCCGGGACGCTGGTACAGGAACGGACAGCTCATCCAACCCAACGACCGCATCAACATCCTGCACAGAGCCAA GAACCACAGACTTGAAATTGAAAGCAGTTCAATCCATGATTCAGGGGATTACACCTTTGTGCCTGAAGGGTACACACAGAGTCTCTGTGCCAAAATTCATGTCATCG ACCCCCCTAAGGTGCACCTAGACAGCCTGAATGTGCCTGACAACACAGTGGTCATCGTGGCAGGAACCAAACTCCGCCTGGAGATCCCCATCAGTGGAGAACCAGCACCCAGGGTGGtgtggatgaagggagagagg GTCATCCTAGATTCTGGTAACCGTGTTCGAGCTGAGACCTTCGCTGATCAAACCTGCTTCACCATAGAAGTCACAGAGAGGGAAGACACAGGAAACTACAAGATAGTCCTGCAGAATGAGGCTGGGGAAGACACAGGGAGTGTCCGAGTCAAGGTCGTTG ACATCCCAGACCCTCCTGAGGCTCCTCTGGTCCCGGCAGTGGGAGGAGACTGGTGCTCAATGACATGGGACCCACCCTTATATGACGGGGGCTCACCAATattgg GCTATTTCattgagagaaagaagaaacagAGTTCCAGATGGATGAGGTTGAACTTTGATCTGAACAAAGAGGCTACATTTGAGCCTAAGAAGATGATTGAGGGCGTACCATATGAGGTGCGGGTCTTTGCTGTCAATGCCATTGGCGTTTCCAAACCAAGCGAGCCATCTAAAGCATTTGTTCCCTTGG CTGTGACCAGTGAGCCAACCATGCTGGTGGTCGATGATGTCACAGACACCACAGTGACCATGAAGTGGCGTCCCCCAGAGACGATCGGTGCTGCCGGCCTGGATGGGTACCTGGTGGAGTACTGCGTAGAAGGAA CCGATGACTGGATTGTAGCCAACAAGGGCCTGACAGAGAAGACCAAGTACACGATCACTGGTCTGCCTCCAGAGTCCAAgatcctagtcagagttagggCCATCAATGCGGCTGGTGCCAGCACACCTCGGACCCTCCAGCATTCTATCCTGGTCAAAGAGGTCATAG AACCACCAAAGATTCGCATCCCCCGACACTTGAAGCAGACATGCATTCGTAGAGTTGGAGAAGCTGTAAATCTGGTGGTTCCATTTATG GGGAAGCCCAGGCCAAAGGTGAGCTGGCTGAAAGAGGGAACTGCCATCGACCCAACCCACGTCAGCATCCGCAACACAGAATGTGACAGCATTATCTTCATCCGCAAGGCGGATCGCAACCACTCCGGGAAGTATGAGATGACTGTGAAGGTGGAGAACCATGaggacacagccatcattgacaTCCAGATCGTTG ACCTGCCAGGCCCTCCACAGTATGTGAAGATAGAGGAGGTATGGGGGGAGAATGTGGCTCTGGACTGGACCCCTCCCAAGGACAACGGCAATGCCCCCATAACAGGCTACACCATCCAGAAGGCAGACAAGAAAACTATG GAATGGTATACGTGTGTTGAACACTACCACCGCACCTGCATCACCATCTCAGAGCTGGTGGTAGGGAACGAGTACTACTTCAGGATCTACTCGGAGAACATGTGCGGCCTGAGCGAGTGTGCCACTCAGACCAAGGACAGCGCCCTCATCGTCAAGGAAG gcatgaacctcaaaaaccCAGAGTATACAGACCATGACTTCAAAGAGCCCCCGAAGTTCACACAGCCTCTGATCAACACGTTCGCCATCGCTGGCTATAACGCCACGCTCAACTGCAGCGTCCGGGCCAATCCGAGG CCCAAAGTTATTTGGATGAAGAATAAGATTGCCATCATCGATGACCCACGCTACCGCATGTTTAGCAACCAAGGAGTCTGTTCCCTGGAGATTCGCAAACCTAACCCCTACGACGGGGGGACGTACTCCTGCAAGGCTATTAATGACCTGGGGGAGGCCCAGGTGGAGTGCAAgctggaggtcaaag gaGGGTTCACCTTCTACGAGCTCATGCAGCGTGGAGTGCCGTTACACTTGATTGATAAGTACATGAACGAGGCGAAGAACGTGGAGGCAGAGAAGTGA
- the mybpc1 gene encoding myosin-binding protein C, slow-type isoform X1, whose translation MGRKDSVWSLGEGQLPEDLDKPIDTPPLSTLLIEKPQGGSITVGEDITFVAKVEAKDLLRKPTIKWFKGKWMDLASKTGKHLQLKETFDRFTKIHTFEMHIIKAKDNYAGNYRCEVTYKDKFDSCAFDLEVKEVEQMSQNVDIRSAFKRSSEGQEDAGELDFSGLLKHREPKQEEAPDVDVWEILKSARPDEYEKIAFNYGITDLRGLLKRLKKTKKEEKKSEAFAKKLDPAYQVDKGGKIRFVVDLADPTVELKWYKNGQEIRPTPKYVKYIFEHKGTQRIMIVNNCVLNDDAAYSVSAGDEKCTTELFVKELPVKIVKDIEAVKTTVNERIELECEVSEEGAQVKWMKNGVEVPTGVRSRYRVKSEGTKHWLIIDDASKDDTGTYSLMATGGTTEARVQVDLKPLKILQDLQNVTVMLGQPLKLHCEINPGNVPGRWYRNGQLIQPNDRINILHRAKNHRLEIESSSIHDSGDYTFVPEGYTQSLCAKIHVIDPPKVHLDSLNVPDNTVVIVAGTKLRLEIPISGEPAPRVVWMKGERVILDSGNRVRAETFADQTCFTIEVTEREDTGNYKIVLQNEAGEDTGSVRVKVVDIPDPPEAPLVPAVGGDWCSMTWDPPLYDGGSPILGYFIERKKKQSSRWMRLNFDLNKEATFEPKKMIEGVPYEVRVFAVNAIGVSKPSEPSKAFVPLAVTSEPTMLVVDDVTDTTVTMKWRPPETIGAAGLDGYLVEYCVEGTDDWIVANKGLTEKTKYTITGLPPESKILVRVRAINAAGASTPRTLQHSILVKEVIEPPKIRIPRHLKQTCIRRVGEAVNLVVPFMGKPRPKVSWLKEGTAIDPTHVSIRNTECDSIIFIRKADRNHSGKYEMTVKVENHEDTAIIDIQIVDLPGPPQYVKIEEVWGENVALDWTPPKDNGNAPITGYTIQKADKKTMEWYTCVEHYHRTCITISELVVGNEYYFRIYSENMCGLSECATQTKDSALIVKEGMNLKNPEYTDHDFKEPPKFTQPLINTFAIAGYNATLNCSVRANPRPKVIWMKNKIAIIDDPRYRMFSNQGVCSLEIRKPNPYDGGTYSCKAINDLGEAQVECKLEVKGGFTFYELMQRGVPLHLIDKYMNEAKNVEAEK comes from the exons ATGGGGAGAAAAGACTCAG TGTGGTCCCTGGGAGAGGGACAACTTCCAGAGGACCTGGACAAGCCCATAGACACCCCGCCATTGTCCACCCTGCTCATAGAGAAACCTCAGGGAGGCTCCATAACAGTGG GTGAGGACATCACCTTTGTTGCTAAGGTGGAGGCTAAAGACCTGCTTCGTAAACCCACCATCAAGTGGTTCAAAGGGAAATGGATGGACCTTGCTAGCAAGACTGGGAAGCACTTACAACTAAAGGAGACCTTTGACCGATTCACCAAG ATACATACTTTTGAGATGCATATCATCAAAGCCAAAGATAACTATGCAGGGAATTACAGGTGTGAGGTCACCTACAAAGACAAGTTTGACAGCTGTGCCTTCGACCTGGAAGTTAAAG aagTTGAACAGATGTCACAGAATGTTGATATTCgatcagctttcaaaagaag CAGTGAAGGACAAGAGGATGCAGGGGAACTTGACTTTAGTGGTCTTCTTAAACATAG AGAGCCCAAGCAGGAGGAGGCTCCTGACGTGGATGTGTGGGAGATCCTGAAGTCGGCCCGGCCGGATGAGTACGAGAAGATAGCGTTCAACTacggcatcacagacctgaggGGCCTGCTCAAGAGGCTGAAGAAGaccaagaaggaggagaagaagagcgaAG CTTTTGCTAAGAAGCTGGATCCAGCTTACCAGGTGGACAAGGGAGGGAAGATCCGCTTTGTTGTGGACCTGGCAGACCCCACAGTGGAGCTGAAATGGTACAAGAATGGACAGGAGATTCGACCCACTCCCAAGTATGTCAA GTATATCTTTGAGCACAAGGGCACACAGCGAATCATGATCGTCAACAATTGCGTCCTAAACGATGATGCTGCATATTCCGTATCCGCTGGAGACGAGAAGTGCACTACTGAGCTGTTTGTTAAAG AGCTACCGGTGAAGATTGTCAAAGACATTGAGGCCGTAAAGACCACTGTGAATGAAAGGATTGAGTTGGAGTGTGAGGTGTCCGAAGAAGGAGCTCAAGTCAAATG GATGAAGAATGGCGTGGAGGTCCCTACAGGGGTGCGCTCACGCTATCGTGTCAAGTCAGAGGGGACCAAACACTGGCTAATCATCGACGACGCTTCCAAGGACGACACAGGGACCTACTCCCTCATGGCCACCGGGGGCACCACTGAGGCCCGTGTACAGGTCGACT TGAAGCCGCTGAAGATTCTGCAGGACCTCCAGAATGTGACGGTCATGCTGGGTCAGCCCCTGAAGCTGCACTGTGAGATCAACCCAGGGAACGTCCCGGGACGCTGGTACAGGAACGGACAGCTCATCCAACCCAACGACCGCATCAACATCCTGCACAGAGCCAA GAACCACAGACTTGAAATTGAAAGCAGTTCAATCCATGATTCAGGGGATTACACCTTTGTGCCTGAAGGGTACACACAGAGTCTCTGTGCCAAAATTCATGTCATCG ACCCCCCTAAGGTGCACCTAGACAGCCTGAATGTGCCTGACAACACAGTGGTCATCGTGGCAGGAACCAAACTCCGCCTGGAGATCCCCATCAGTGGAGAACCAGCACCCAGGGTGGtgtggatgaagggagagagg GTCATCCTAGATTCTGGTAACCGTGTTCGAGCTGAGACCTTCGCTGATCAAACCTGCTTCACCATAGAAGTCACAGAGAGGGAAGACACAGGAAACTACAAGATAGTCCTGCAGAATGAGGCTGGGGAAGACACAGGGAGTGTCCGAGTCAAGGTCGTTG ACATCCCAGACCCTCCTGAGGCTCCTCTGGTCCCGGCAGTGGGAGGAGACTGGTGCTCAATGACATGGGACCCACCCTTATATGACGGGGGCTCACCAATattgg GCTATTTCattgagagaaagaagaaacagAGTTCCAGATGGATGAGGTTGAACTTTGATCTGAACAAAGAGGCTACATTTGAGCCTAAGAAGATGATTGAGGGCGTACCATATGAGGTGCGGGTCTTTGCTGTCAATGCCATTGGCGTTTCCAAACCAAGCGAGCCATCTAAAGCATTTGTTCCCTTGG CTGTGACCAGTGAGCCAACCATGCTGGTGGTCGATGATGTCACAGACACCACAGTGACCATGAAGTGGCGTCCCCCAGAGACGATCGGTGCTGCCGGCCTGGATGGGTACCTGGTGGAGTACTGCGTAGAAGGAA CCGATGACTGGATTGTAGCCAACAAGGGCCTGACAGAGAAGACCAAGTACACGATCACTGGTCTGCCTCCAGAGTCCAAgatcctagtcagagttagggCCATCAATGCGGCTGGTGCCAGCACACCTCGGACCCTCCAGCATTCTATCCTGGTCAAAGAGGTCATAG AACCACCAAAGATTCGCATCCCCCGACACTTGAAGCAGACATGCATTCGTAGAGTTGGAGAAGCTGTAAATCTGGTGGTTCCATTTATG GGGAAGCCCAGGCCAAAGGTGAGCTGGCTGAAAGAGGGAACTGCCATCGACCCAACCCACGTCAGCATCCGCAACACAGAATGTGACAGCATTATCTTCATCCGCAAGGCGGATCGCAACCACTCCGGGAAGTATGAGATGACTGTGAAGGTGGAGAACCATGaggacacagccatcattgacaTCCAGATCGTTG ACCTGCCAGGCCCTCCACAGTATGTGAAGATAGAGGAGGTATGGGGGGAGAATGTGGCTCTGGACTGGACCCCTCCCAAGGACAACGGCAATGCCCCCATAACAGGCTACACCATCCAGAAGGCAGACAAGAAAACTATG GAATGGTATACGTGTGTTGAACACTACCACCGCACCTGCATCACCATCTCAGAGCTGGTGGTAGGGAACGAGTACTACTTCAGGATCTACTCGGAGAACATGTGCGGCCTGAGCGAGTGTGCCACTCAGACCAAGGACAGCGCCCTCATCGTCAAGGAAG gcatgaacctcaaaaaccCAGAGTATACAGACCATGACTTCAAAGAGCCCCCGAAGTTCACACAGCCTCTGATCAACACGTTCGCCATCGCTGGCTATAACGCCACGCTCAACTGCAGCGTCCGGGCCAATCCGAGG CCCAAAGTTATTTGGATGAAGAATAAGATTGCCATCATCGATGACCCACGCTACCGCATGTTTAGCAACCAAGGAGTCTGTTCCCTGGAGATTCGCAAACCTAACCCCTACGACGGGGGGACGTACTCCTGCAAGGCTATTAATGACCTGGGGGAGGCCCAGGTGGAGTGCAAgctggaggtcaaag gaGGGTTCACCTTCTACGAGCTCATGCAGCGTGGAGTGCCGTTACACTTGATTGATAAGTACATGAACGAGGCGAAGAACGTGGAGGCAGAGAAGTGA
- the mybpc1 gene encoding myosin-binding protein C, slow-type isoform X2, producing MGRKDSVWSLGEGQLPEDLDKPIDTPPLSTLLIEKPQGGSITVGEDITFVAKVEAKDLLRKPTIKWFKGKWMDLASKTGKHLQLKETFDRFTKIHTFEMHIIKAKDNYAGNYRCEVTYKDKFDSCAFDLEVKEVEQMSQNVDIRSAFKRSSEGQEDAGELDFSGLLKHREPKQEEAPDVDVWEILKSARPDEYEKIAFNYGITDLRGLLKRLKKTKKEEKKSEAFAKKLDPAYQVDKGGKIRFVVDLADPTVELKWYKNGQEIRPTPKYIFEHKGTQRIMIVNNCVLNDDAAYSVSAGDEKCTTELFVKELPVKIVKDIEAVKTTVNERIELECEVSEEGAQVKWMKNGVEVPTGVRSRYRVKSEGTKHWLIIDDASKDDTGTYSLMATGGTTEARVQVDLKPLKILQDLQNVTVMLGQPLKLHCEINPGNVPGRWYRNGQLIQPNDRINILHRAKNHRLEIESSSIHDSGDYTFVPEGYTQSLCAKIHVIDPPKVHLDSLNVPDNTVVIVAGTKLRLEIPISGEPAPRVVWMKGERVILDSGNRVRAETFADQTCFTIEVTEREDTGNYKIVLQNEAGEDTGSVRVKVVDIPDPPEAPLVPAVGGDWCSMTWDPPLYDGGSPILGYFIERKKKQSSRWMRLNFDLNKEATFEPKKMIEGVPYEVRVFAVNAIGVSKPSEPSKAFVPLAVTSEPTMLVVDDVTDTTVTMKWRPPETIGAAGLDGYLVEYCVEGTDDWIVANKGLTEKTKYTITGLPPESKILVRVRAINAAGASTPRTLQHSILVKEVIEPPKIRIPRHLKQTCIRRVGEAVNLVVPFMGKPRPKVSWLKEGTAIDPTHVSIRNTECDSIIFIRKADRNHSGKYEMTVKVENHEDTAIIDIQIVDLPGPPQYVKIEEVWGENVALDWTPPKDNGNAPITGYTIQKADKKTMEWYTCVEHYHRTCITISELVVGNEYYFRIYSENMCGLSECATQTKDSALIVKEGMNLKNPEYTDHDFKEPPKFTQPLINTFAIAGYNATLNCSVRANPRPKVIWMKNKIAIIDDPRYRMFSNQGVCSLEIRKPNPYDGGTYSCKAINDLGEAQVECKLEVKGGFTFYELMQRGVPLHLIDKYMNEAKNVEAEK from the exons ATGGGGAGAAAAGACTCAG TGTGGTCCCTGGGAGAGGGACAACTTCCAGAGGACCTGGACAAGCCCATAGACACCCCGCCATTGTCCACCCTGCTCATAGAGAAACCTCAGGGAGGCTCCATAACAGTGG GTGAGGACATCACCTTTGTTGCTAAGGTGGAGGCTAAAGACCTGCTTCGTAAACCCACCATCAAGTGGTTCAAAGGGAAATGGATGGACCTTGCTAGCAAGACTGGGAAGCACTTACAACTAAAGGAGACCTTTGACCGATTCACCAAG ATACATACTTTTGAGATGCATATCATCAAAGCCAAAGATAACTATGCAGGGAATTACAGGTGTGAGGTCACCTACAAAGACAAGTTTGACAGCTGTGCCTTCGACCTGGAAGTTAAAG aagTTGAACAGATGTCACAGAATGTTGATATTCgatcagctttcaaaagaag CAGTGAAGGACAAGAGGATGCAGGGGAACTTGACTTTAGTGGTCTTCTTAAACATAG AGAGCCCAAGCAGGAGGAGGCTCCTGACGTGGATGTGTGGGAGATCCTGAAGTCGGCCCGGCCGGATGAGTACGAGAAGATAGCGTTCAACTacggcatcacagacctgaggGGCCTGCTCAAGAGGCTGAAGAAGaccaagaaggaggagaagaagagcgaAG CTTTTGCTAAGAAGCTGGATCCAGCTTACCAGGTGGACAAGGGAGGGAAGATCCGCTTTGTTGTGGACCTGGCAGACCCCACAGTGGAGCTGAAATGGTACAAGAATGGACAGGAGATTCGACCCACTCCCAA GTATATCTTTGAGCACAAGGGCACACAGCGAATCATGATCGTCAACAATTGCGTCCTAAACGATGATGCTGCATATTCCGTATCCGCTGGAGACGAGAAGTGCACTACTGAGCTGTTTGTTAAAG AGCTACCGGTGAAGATTGTCAAAGACATTGAGGCCGTAAAGACCACTGTGAATGAAAGGATTGAGTTGGAGTGTGAGGTGTCCGAAGAAGGAGCTCAAGTCAAATG GATGAAGAATGGCGTGGAGGTCCCTACAGGGGTGCGCTCACGCTATCGTGTCAAGTCAGAGGGGACCAAACACTGGCTAATCATCGACGACGCTTCCAAGGACGACACAGGGACCTACTCCCTCATGGCCACCGGGGGCACCACTGAGGCCCGTGTACAGGTCGACT TGAAGCCGCTGAAGATTCTGCAGGACCTCCAGAATGTGACGGTCATGCTGGGTCAGCCCCTGAAGCTGCACTGTGAGATCAACCCAGGGAACGTCCCGGGACGCTGGTACAGGAACGGACAGCTCATCCAACCCAACGACCGCATCAACATCCTGCACAGAGCCAA GAACCACAGACTTGAAATTGAAAGCAGTTCAATCCATGATTCAGGGGATTACACCTTTGTGCCTGAAGGGTACACACAGAGTCTCTGTGCCAAAATTCATGTCATCG ACCCCCCTAAGGTGCACCTAGACAGCCTGAATGTGCCTGACAACACAGTGGTCATCGTGGCAGGAACCAAACTCCGCCTGGAGATCCCCATCAGTGGAGAACCAGCACCCAGGGTGGtgtggatgaagggagagagg GTCATCCTAGATTCTGGTAACCGTGTTCGAGCTGAGACCTTCGCTGATCAAACCTGCTTCACCATAGAAGTCACAGAGAGGGAAGACACAGGAAACTACAAGATAGTCCTGCAGAATGAGGCTGGGGAAGACACAGGGAGTGTCCGAGTCAAGGTCGTTG ACATCCCAGACCCTCCTGAGGCTCCTCTGGTCCCGGCAGTGGGAGGAGACTGGTGCTCAATGACATGGGACCCACCCTTATATGACGGGGGCTCACCAATattgg GCTATTTCattgagagaaagaagaaacagAGTTCCAGATGGATGAGGTTGAACTTTGATCTGAACAAAGAGGCTACATTTGAGCCTAAGAAGATGATTGAGGGCGTACCATATGAGGTGCGGGTCTTTGCTGTCAATGCCATTGGCGTTTCCAAACCAAGCGAGCCATCTAAAGCATTTGTTCCCTTGG CTGTGACCAGTGAGCCAACCATGCTGGTGGTCGATGATGTCACAGACACCACAGTGACCATGAAGTGGCGTCCCCCAGAGACGATCGGTGCTGCCGGCCTGGATGGGTACCTGGTGGAGTACTGCGTAGAAGGAA CCGATGACTGGATTGTAGCCAACAAGGGCCTGACAGAGAAGACCAAGTACACGATCACTGGTCTGCCTCCAGAGTCCAAgatcctagtcagagttagggCCATCAATGCGGCTGGTGCCAGCACACCTCGGACCCTCCAGCATTCTATCCTGGTCAAAGAGGTCATAG AACCACCAAAGATTCGCATCCCCCGACACTTGAAGCAGACATGCATTCGTAGAGTTGGAGAAGCTGTAAATCTGGTGGTTCCATTTATG GGGAAGCCCAGGCCAAAGGTGAGCTGGCTGAAAGAGGGAACTGCCATCGACCCAACCCACGTCAGCATCCGCAACACAGAATGTGACAGCATTATCTTCATCCGCAAGGCGGATCGCAACCACTCCGGGAAGTATGAGATGACTGTGAAGGTGGAGAACCATGaggacacagccatcattgacaTCCAGATCGTTG ACCTGCCAGGCCCTCCACAGTATGTGAAGATAGAGGAGGTATGGGGGGAGAATGTGGCTCTGGACTGGACCCCTCCCAAGGACAACGGCAATGCCCCCATAACAGGCTACACCATCCAGAAGGCAGACAAGAAAACTATG GAATGGTATACGTGTGTTGAACACTACCACCGCACCTGCATCACCATCTCAGAGCTGGTGGTAGGGAACGAGTACTACTTCAGGATCTACTCGGAGAACATGTGCGGCCTGAGCGAGTGTGCCACTCAGACCAAGGACAGCGCCCTCATCGTCAAGGAAG gcatgaacctcaaaaaccCAGAGTATACAGACCATGACTTCAAAGAGCCCCCGAAGTTCACACAGCCTCTGATCAACACGTTCGCCATCGCTGGCTATAACGCCACGCTCAACTGCAGCGTCCGGGCCAATCCGAGG CCCAAAGTTATTTGGATGAAGAATAAGATTGCCATCATCGATGACCCACGCTACCGCATGTTTAGCAACCAAGGAGTCTGTTCCCTGGAGATTCGCAAACCTAACCCCTACGACGGGGGGACGTACTCCTGCAAGGCTATTAATGACCTGGGGGAGGCCCAGGTGGAGTGCAAgctggaggtcaaag gaGGGTTCACCTTCTACGAGCTCATGCAGCGTGGAGTGCCGTTACACTTGATTGATAAGTACATGAACGAGGCGAAGAACGTGGAGGCAGAGAAGTGA